The following are encoded together in the Streptomyces sp. NBC_00358 genome:
- a CDS encoding bifunctional glycosyltransferase/CDP-glycerol:glycerophosphate glycerophosphotransferase, with translation MPRFSIIVPVFKVQGFLRECLDSVLEQSYPDLEVIAVDDCSPDGCGAILDEYAARDPRLRVLHLPENVGLGRARNAGMPLAAGDYLLFLDSDDTLTPGALRAVADRLEETADPDVLVFDYARTYWWGGTRRNVLARILAEAGSDTFSAAEHPEILDLLMVVWNKVHRRAFVEREGFAFPPGYYEDTPWTFPVMLSAERIATLDRICLAYRQRRQGNILSTTSRKHFDVHAQYERVFAFVGSRPELSGWRPYLLHKMGEHCLDILSKPDRLPPEDKAEFFRLTAALLREHGSGPVPRELRVLEGGFTRYRVRRQAGRAGREIGLRGQQARRAVAARAKRGWSVVHERRPIEPDLAVYSAFSHRGVLGDPAAVYTAARELAPHLRGVWVVRDEEQAALLPPGTEHVLLDSPRYHRVTARAAYFVNNVNWPGSLVKRPGSVHIHTHQGTPLKYMAADLLHKPGARHGIDVPQMLRRADRWDYSLVANRHSELVWDRAYPCHFTSLRTGSPRNDVLVRARPDDGAAVRDRLGIPAGHRVVLYAPTRRDYLRGGHVDRLDLAGFADDLGADHTLVVRLHPSLADGPARGMGLAELHRRGVVVDATDEPRVEDLMLASDALVTDYSALMFDYANLDRPIVLLADDWGAYAASRGAYFDVTADAPGHVARSQRELVWLFASGAWRDGESARLRAGFRSRFCEFDDGRAAERVVRTLMLGEPAGAPAAIVPVPAQAGHDVLTSS, from the coding sequence GTGCCCCGCTTCAGCATCATCGTCCCCGTGTTCAAGGTGCAGGGCTTTCTGCGCGAGTGTCTCGACTCGGTCCTGGAGCAGTCGTACCCGGACCTGGAGGTCATCGCCGTCGACGACTGCTCACCGGACGGCTGCGGCGCGATCCTCGACGAGTACGCGGCCCGCGATCCGCGCTTGCGGGTGCTGCACCTGCCGGAGAACGTGGGGCTCGGCCGCGCCCGCAACGCCGGGATGCCGCTCGCCGCCGGGGACTACCTCCTCTTCCTCGACAGCGACGACACCCTGACCCCGGGCGCGCTGCGCGCCGTCGCCGACCGGCTGGAGGAGACCGCCGACCCGGATGTGCTGGTCTTCGACTACGCGCGGACCTACTGGTGGGGCGGCACCCGCCGGAACGTGCTCGCCCGGATCCTCGCGGAGGCCGGTTCCGACACCTTCTCGGCGGCCGAACACCCGGAGATCCTCGACCTGTTGATGGTGGTGTGGAACAAGGTCCACCGCCGAGCGTTCGTCGAACGGGAGGGCTTCGCCTTCCCGCCCGGGTACTACGAGGACACGCCCTGGACGTTCCCGGTGATGCTCAGCGCGGAGCGGATCGCGACGCTGGACCGGATCTGTCTGGCCTACCGCCAGCGCCGCCAGGGCAACATCCTGTCCACCACCAGCCGCAAGCACTTCGATGTCCACGCCCAGTACGAGCGGGTCTTCGCGTTCGTCGGCTCGCGCCCGGAGCTGTCGGGCTGGCGCCCGTATCTGCTCCACAAGATGGGCGAGCACTGTCTCGACATCCTCTCCAAGCCGGACCGGCTGCCGCCGGAGGACAAGGCCGAGTTCTTCCGGCTGACGGCCGCGCTTCTCCGCGAGCACGGTAGCGGTCCCGTGCCGCGCGAACTGCGCGTCCTGGAAGGCGGTTTCACCCGCTACCGGGTACGGCGGCAGGCGGGCCGCGCGGGGCGGGAGATCGGCCTGCGCGGACAGCAGGCGCGCCGGGCGGTCGCGGCACGCGCCAAGCGCGGCTGGTCCGTGGTACACGAACGCAGGCCGATCGAACCGGACTTGGCGGTCTACTCGGCGTTCTCGCACCGGGGGGTCCTCGGCGATCCCGCGGCGGTGTACACCGCCGCGCGTGAACTCGCCCCGCATCTGCGCGGTGTGTGGGTGGTACGCGACGAGGAGCAGGCCGCGCTGCTGCCGCCGGGGACCGAGCACGTCCTCCTCGACTCGCCGCGCTACCACCGGGTCACCGCGCGGGCCGCGTACTTCGTGAACAACGTCAACTGGCCCGGCTCCCTGGTCAAGCGACCGGGCAGTGTCCACATCCACACCCACCAGGGCACCCCGCTGAAGTACATGGCCGCGGACCTGCTGCACAAGCCGGGCGCCCGGCACGGCATCGACGTGCCGCAGATGCTGCGCCGCGCCGACCGCTGGGACTACAGCCTGGTGGCCAACCGGCATTCGGAGCTGGTGTGGGACCGCGCCTACCCCTGCCACTTCACCTCGCTGCGCACCGGCAGTCCGCGCAACGACGTCCTCGTACGCGCCCGGCCCGACGACGGGGCGGCGGTCCGCGACCGCCTCGGCATCCCGGCCGGCCACCGGGTGGTGCTGTACGCGCCGACGCGCCGCGACTATCTCCGCGGCGGCCATGTCGACCGGCTCGACCTGGCCGGGTTCGCTGACGATCTCGGCGCGGACCACACCCTTGTCGTACGGCTGCATCCCTCGCTCGCGGACGGTCCGGCGCGCGGGATGGGGCTGGCCGAACTCCACCGGCGCGGTGTCGTGGTCGACGCGACCGACGAACCGCGCGTGGAGGATCTGATGCTCGCCTCCGACGCCCTGGTGACCGACTACTCGGCCCTCATGTTCGACTACGCCAACCTGGACCGGCCGATCGTGCTCCTCGCCGACGACTGGGGCGCGTACGCGGCGAGCCGGGGCGCCTATTTCGACGTCACGGCCGACGCTCCGGGTCATGTGGCGCGCTCTCAGCGGGAGTTGGTGTGGCTGTTCGCGTCGGGTGCCTGGCGGGACGGTGAGTCGGCGCGGCTGCGGGCGGGATTCCGGTCACGGTTCTGCGAGTTCGACGACGGGCGGGCCGCCGAACGGGTGGTGCGCACGCTGATGCTCGGCGAGCCGGCCGGGGCGCCGGCCGCGATCGTCCCGGTGCCCGCGCAGGCGGGCCACGACGTCCTCACATCGTCGTGA
- a CDS encoding CDP-glycerol glycerophosphotransferase family protein: MPRFSVIVPTFEVAGRLARALDSVLNQSFGDFELIPVCDDPDSPAAVLAAAYAARDSRVAPLHSPPSGGLSAARNAGIAAATGAYLLFLDGDDDLVPGALGALDAGIPADADVLYFGHQRVHWWEGEASTPALDKAPEVLGVHVPAWSAAYRRGFLAEHGLTFPEGHFTDAGWGGLVTVAAERSALLRTVCVRHHLRRQGSRLNAPGEHHFELLDQVERVLVRASEQTLPAARSKALFGQLFALVLKTAAHPARVPARRRRAFFRRAGKLYRRHRPAGFRVPAGSLGVQHRLLATGAYSAFRALRGANRVASGVVRRVPRARTLRARALYAAQLRRPLDENLAVYCAYWGRGYACNPAAIHAKARELAPHIRSVFLVEPEAVDALPKDIEHAVIGSRRGWEVLARAKYLVNNANFADGVVKRPGSVHLQTQHGTPLKKMGVDQSAYPVVAAATGSFTKLLSRVDRWDYNLSSNRHSTQMWERAFPGGYEALEYGYPRNDVYCTATAEDVARVRERLGVPEGKTALLYAPTHRDYSTGFESRLDLAAFCEAIGEEFVVLLRAHYFYDEGGGRGSGRIIDVTGHRSSEDVCLAADALITDYSSIMFDYANLDRPIVVYADDWEVYRETRGVYFDLPAEPPGRVAGTPGELAALFTDGSYADPDAAVLRARFRERFCQFDDGRAAERVVRRVLLGEPPEALPPVLPLAERVPAPAASTLVRS, from the coding sequence ATGCCCCGCTTCAGCGTCATCGTGCCCACCTTCGAAGTCGCCGGGCGACTGGCCCGCGCGCTGGACTCGGTCCTGAACCAGTCCTTCGGCGACTTCGAACTGATCCCGGTCTGCGACGATCCGGACTCCCCGGCCGCGGTACTCGCCGCCGCGTACGCGGCGCGGGACTCCCGGGTGGCCCCGCTCCATTCGCCGCCCTCGGGCGGGCTGAGCGCGGCGCGCAACGCCGGGATCGCGGCGGCGACCGGCGCGTATCTGCTGTTCCTCGACGGCGACGACGATCTGGTGCCGGGTGCGCTGGGTGCCCTGGACGCGGGAATCCCCGCCGACGCGGACGTCCTGTACTTCGGCCATCAGCGCGTGCACTGGTGGGAGGGCGAGGCGAGCACGCCCGCGCTCGACAAGGCCCCGGAGGTGCTCGGGGTGCACGTTCCGGCGTGGAGCGCCGCGTACCGCCGCGGCTTCCTCGCCGAACACGGGCTCACCTTCCCCGAAGGGCATTTCACGGACGCGGGCTGGGGCGGGCTGGTGACGGTGGCGGCCGAGCGGTCGGCCCTGCTGCGCACGGTCTGCGTACGGCACCACCTGCGCCGCCAGGGCAGCCGGCTCAACGCCCCTGGCGAGCACCACTTCGAGCTCCTCGACCAGGTGGAACGGGTCCTTGTCCGGGCCTCGGAGCAGACCCTGCCGGCGGCCCGGTCGAAGGCCCTGTTCGGCCAGCTCTTCGCCCTGGTCCTGAAGACGGCGGCCCATCCCGCCCGGGTGCCCGCGCGCCGCCGCCGGGCCTTCTTCCGCCGGGCGGGCAAGCTCTACCGGCGCCACCGCCCGGCCGGGTTCCGGGTGCCCGCGGGCAGTCTCGGTGTGCAGCACCGGCTGCTCGCGACCGGCGCGTACAGCGCGTTCCGCGCTCTGCGCGGCGCGAACCGGGTCGCCTCCGGGGTGGTCCGGCGGGTGCCCCGCGCGAGGACACTGCGCGCCCGCGCGCTCTACGCGGCCCAGTTGCGCCGCCCGCTCGACGAGAACCTCGCGGTGTACTGCGCCTACTGGGGCCGGGGTTACGCCTGCAATCCGGCGGCGATCCACGCCAAGGCGCGCGAACTCGCCCCGCACATCCGCTCGGTGTTCCTGGTCGAGCCGGAGGCGGTGGACGCGCTGCCGAAGGACATCGAGCACGCGGTGATCGGCAGCCGGCGCGGCTGGGAGGTGCTGGCCCGCGCCAAGTACCTCGTCAACAACGCCAACTTCGCGGACGGCGTCGTCAAGCGCCCCGGCAGTGTGCACCTCCAGACCCAGCACGGCACACCGCTGAAGAAGATGGGCGTCGACCAGTCGGCGTATCCGGTGGTCGCCGCCGCGACCGGCAGCTTCACCAAGCTGCTGTCCCGGGTGGACCGTTGGGACTACAACCTCTCCTCCAACCGGCACTCCACCCAGATGTGGGAGCGGGCCTTCCCCGGCGGCTACGAGGCGCTGGAGTACGGCTATCCGCGCAACGACGTCTACTGCACGGCGACCGCCGAGGACGTGGCCCGGGTCCGCGAGCGGCTCGGGGTGCCCGAGGGGAAGACGGCGCTGCTGTACGCGCCCACGCACCGCGACTACAGCACCGGCTTCGAGTCCCGGCTCGACCTGGCGGCTTTCTGCGAGGCGATCGGCGAGGAGTTCGTCGTGCTGCTGCGCGCCCACTACTTCTACGACGAGGGCGGCGGGCGCGGCTCCGGCCGGATCATCGACGTGACCGGGCACCGGTCCTCCGAGGACGTCTGCCTGGCCGCCGACGCGCTCATCACGGACTACTCGTCGATCATGTTCGACTACGCCAACCTCGACCGCCCGATCGTCGTGTACGCGGACGACTGGGAGGTCTACCGGGAGACGCGGGGCGTCTACTTCGACCTGCCCGCGGAGCCGCCGGGCCGGGTGGCGGGCACCCCGGGCGAGCTGGCCGCGCTCTTCACCGACGGCTCCTACGCGGATCCGGACGCCGCCGTACTACGGGCCAGGTTCCGTGAGCGTTTCTGCCAGTTCGACGACGGCAGGGCCGCCGAGCGGGTCGTCCGCAGGGTGCTGCTGGGCGAGCCCCCCGAGGCCCTCCCACCCGTCCTGCCGCTCGCCGAACGCGTCCCGGCTCCTGCCGCGTCCACCCTCGTAAGGAGCTGA
- a CDS encoding bifunctional glycosyltransferase/CDP-glycerol:glycerophosphate glycerophosphotransferase, with translation MPRFSVIVPAYKVQAYLHECLESVLEQSYLDLELIAVDDCSPDACGEIIDEFAARDGRVLAVHLPENVGLGRARNAGLERATGDYLIFLDSDDTLTPDALRTIADRVKETGEPDVLVYDYARTYWSGEVVRNQVSAQLTEEGPAPFRLDERPGLLRLLMVVWNKAYRREFVEHEGLTFPPGYYEDTPWTYPALMSAGTIATLDRVCVHYRQRRHGSILGTSSRKHFDVFEQYDRVFAHVAAHPELDRWRPLLFRRMVDHFATVFVKRGRLPRAARAEFLRKARAYYRRYRVPGAPAGPRTRLRHALVGLGTHRTYRLLSFASRIRKRAVRLAGGLRRSVRGAALQLHYRVQLRLPLRADRAVFSSYWGRGHGCSPGALESAFRSLAPHIRTAWIARAEDQHTIPAPTLRLSPGSAGYWTALARSKYLVNNVNFDRRLVKRPGQIMIQTQHGTPLKRMGLDLQDRPAAARGTDFAELLRSTDTWDYCLSANRHSTLVWERVFPSSYTTLEYGLPRNDVFQQATSEDVHRLRESLGIPAGAIAVLYAPTHRDYRRTQRRALDLERVLRRLGPRFVLLTRAHHLYGEPLADTAGGRLVDVSGHPSVESLCLASDALVTDYSSLMFDYAGLDRPIVVHADDWEAYEAARGTYFDVRAFPPGTVARTEDELIDIFATGQWRGSRSAQLRAAFRERFCPYDDGRAAERVVRHVVLGETAGLPSFVPFAERRPAPSAAAALSRVPGSAPPPETPAASPVGGVPSPGAAVPLTETL, from the coding sequence GTGCCCAGGTTCAGTGTCATCGTCCCCGCGTACAAGGTTCAGGCGTACCTGCACGAGTGCCTTGAATCAGTGCTCGAACAGTCCTACCTGGACCTGGAACTCATCGCGGTCGACGACTGCTCACCCGACGCCTGCGGGGAGATCATCGACGAGTTCGCGGCGCGCGACGGCCGGGTGCTCGCCGTGCACCTTCCGGAGAACGTGGGGCTCGGCCGCGCCCGCAACGCCGGTCTCGAACGCGCCACCGGCGACTACCTGATCTTCCTGGACAGCGACGACACCCTCACTCCGGACGCCCTGCGGACCATCGCCGACCGAGTGAAGGAGACCGGCGAACCCGACGTCCTGGTCTACGACTACGCGCGCACCTACTGGTCGGGCGAGGTCGTACGGAACCAGGTCTCGGCGCAGTTGACCGAGGAGGGCCCGGCGCCGTTCCGGCTGGACGAGCGGCCCGGGCTGCTCCGGCTGCTGATGGTGGTGTGGAACAAGGCGTACCGCCGGGAGTTCGTCGAGCACGAGGGCCTCACCTTCCCGCCCGGGTACTACGAGGACACCCCCTGGACGTATCCGGCGCTGATGTCCGCCGGGACGATCGCCACCCTCGACCGGGTGTGTGTGCACTACCGGCAGCGGCGCCACGGGAGCATCCTCGGCACCAGCAGCCGCAAGCACTTCGACGTCTTCGAGCAGTACGACCGGGTCTTCGCGCATGTCGCCGCGCACCCGGAGCTGGACCGGTGGCGCCCGCTGCTGTTCCGGCGCATGGTCGACCACTTCGCCACGGTGTTCGTGAAGCGGGGCCGGCTGCCGCGTGCCGCGCGGGCCGAGTTCCTGCGCAAGGCCCGTGCGTACTACCGCCGTTACCGGGTCCCGGGTGCGCCGGCCGGCCCGCGTACCCGGCTGCGGCACGCGCTGGTCGGGCTCGGCACCCATCGCACGTACCGCCTGCTCTCCTTCGCGTCACGGATCCGGAAGAGAGCCGTGCGGCTGGCCGGCGGGCTGCGGCGCTCGGTGCGCGGCGCCGCGCTCCAGCTCCACTACCGTGTCCAGCTACGGCTGCCGCTGCGCGCCGACCGTGCCGTCTTCTCCAGCTACTGGGGGCGGGGTCACGGCTGCAGCCCCGGGGCCCTGGAGTCCGCCTTCCGGAGTCTCGCGCCGCACATCCGCACGGCGTGGATCGCGCGCGCCGAGGACCAGCACACGATCCCGGCCCCGACGCTCCGGCTGAGTCCCGGCAGCGCCGGGTACTGGACGGCGCTCGCCCGCTCCAAGTACCTGGTGAACAACGTCAACTTCGACCGGCGGCTGGTCAAGCGGCCCGGCCAGATCATGATCCAGACACAGCACGGGACACCGCTCAAGCGGATGGGGCTCGACCTCCAGGACCGCCCGGCGGCCGCGCGCGGCACCGACTTCGCCGAGCTGCTGCGCAGTACCGACACCTGGGACTACTGCCTGTCCGCCAACCGCCACTCCACACTGGTCTGGGAGCGCGTCTTCCCCTCCTCGTACACGACGCTGGAGTACGGGCTGCCCCGCAACGACGTCTTCCAGCAGGCGACTTCGGAGGACGTGCACCGGCTGCGCGAGTCGCTCGGCATCCCCGCGGGCGCGATCGCCGTGCTGTACGCGCCGACGCACCGCGACTACCGGCGCACCCAACGCCGAGCCCTGGACCTGGAGCGGGTGCTGCGCCGGCTGGGCCCGCGCTTCGTGCTGCTGACCCGCGCCCACCACCTGTACGGGGAACCGCTCGCGGACACGGCGGGCGGCCGGCTCGTCGACGTGTCCGGGCATCCGAGCGTCGAGTCGCTGTGCCTCGCCTCGGACGCGCTGGTCACCGACTACTCGTCCCTGATGTTCGACTACGCGGGCCTGGACCGGCCGATCGTCGTCCACGCGGACGACTGGGAGGCGTACGAGGCGGCCCGCGGAACCTACTTCGACGTGCGGGCCTTCCCGCCGGGCACGGTCGCGCGCACCGAGGACGAGCTGATCGACATCTTCGCGACGGGGCAGTGGCGCGGCTCGCGCTCCGCGCAGTTGCGGGCCGCGTTCCGCGAGCGGTTCTGCCCGTACGACGACGGGCGCGCCGCCGAGAGGGTCGTACGGCATGTGGTGCTCGGCGAGACGGCCGGCCTGCCGTCGTTCGTCCCGTTCGCCGAGCGCCGCCCCGCCCCGTCCGCGGCTGCGGCCCTCTCCCGCGTCCCGGGCTCCGCCCCGCCGCCGGAGACCCCTGCCGCCTCGCCCGTCGGGGGCGTTCCGTCCCCGGGTGCCGCCGTTCCCCTGACCGAGACCCTCTGA
- a CDS encoding carbohydrate ABC transporter permease, whose translation MTTHAGRPAETVPAAAVNRAEPSLGSRIASRVSGGVLRVFLLLVGLFWLVPTIGLLLSSLRRPEDMSASGWWKVFSTPSQLTVDSYQKLLENSDITNSLLNTVLITVPATLLVVVIGSLAGYAFAWMDFPGRDWWFLGVVGLLVVPVQVALIPIAELFGKIGVFGSITGVVLFHVGYGLPFAVFLLRNFFAEIPRELLEAARLDGAGELRLFARVVMPLGGPAIASLGIFQFLWVWNDMLVALVFSDAGSQPITVALQTQVRQFGNNIDVLAPGAFISMVIPLAVFFAFQRQFVSGVMAGAVK comes from the coding sequence ATGACCACACATGCCGGACGGCCGGCGGAGACCGTGCCCGCCGCGGCCGTGAACAGGGCCGAGCCCTCGCTCGGTTCGCGGATCGCGAGCCGTGTCAGCGGCGGCGTCCTCCGTGTCTTCCTGCTGCTCGTCGGCCTGTTCTGGCTGGTGCCGACGATCGGGCTGCTGCTGTCCTCGCTGCGCAGGCCCGAGGACATGAGCGCGAGCGGCTGGTGGAAGGTCTTCAGCACGCCCTCGCAGCTCACCGTGGACAGCTACCAGAAGCTCCTGGAGAACAGCGACATCACCAACTCGCTGCTCAACACGGTACTGATCACCGTCCCGGCGACCCTCCTGGTCGTGGTCATCGGCTCGCTCGCGGGCTACGCCTTCGCCTGGATGGACTTCCCGGGCCGGGACTGGTGGTTCCTCGGCGTGGTCGGACTGCTGGTCGTTCCGGTGCAGGTGGCGCTGATCCCGATCGCCGAACTCTTCGGGAAGATCGGCGTCTTCGGGTCGATCACCGGCGTGGTCCTCTTCCACGTCGGCTACGGCCTGCCGTTCGCGGTGTTCCTGCTGCGGAACTTCTTCGCGGAGATCCCGCGGGAGCTCCTGGAGGCGGCCCGGCTGGACGGAGCGGGTGAACTGCGCCTGTTCGCACGGGTGGTGATGCCCCTGGGCGGGCCCGCCATCGCCTCGCTGGGGATCTTCCAGTTCCTGTGGGTGTGGAACGACATGCTGGTCGCGCTGGTGTTCTCCGACGCGGGGAGCCAGCCCATCACCGTCGCGCTCCAGACGCAGGTACGCCAGTTCGGCAACAACATCGACGTACTGGCGCCGGGAGCCTTCATCTCGATGGTGATCCCGCTGGCCGTGTTCTTCGCGTTCCAGCGGCAGTTCGTCTCCGGAGTGATGGCGGGAGCGGTCAAGTAG
- a CDS encoding carbohydrate ABC transporter permease, translated as MTSATAGGTAPVPPARTRKSVTGTRKAVVALFLLPALVLLGALVVYPIGYSVVRSFYDQQGDGFAGFDNYKALFTDDGIRTALKNNIIWVVFAPTVATALGLVFAVLTERVRWGTAFKLVVFMPMAISMLAAGIIFRLVYDQDPDKGVANAVWVGVHDTFAPSSAFPKAHPGRRSPLEAEKGGFITRGAVHTGQSVTLPLVGVAPDQLPDGTGKAVRAPAEPGRITGTAWQDFTRGKGVGRLGQVDPGEVGYSGMTIEAVRDGKVVDTAKAGADGTFTLSAKADGARLRLPAGNFKEPYNGLNWLGPSLVTPAIIGSYVWMWAGFAMVLIAAGLAGVPRELLEAARVDGANEWQVFRRITVPLLAPVLAVVAVTLMINVLKVFDLVFIIAPGSSQDDANVLALELYRKGFSEDQPGIASAIAVFLLLLVIPVMLFNVRRLRREVRR; from the coding sequence ATGACGTCGGCGACGGCCGGAGGCACCGCACCGGTGCCCCCGGCCCGTACACGCAAGAGCGTGACCGGGACCCGCAAGGCGGTGGTGGCACTGTTCCTGCTGCCCGCCCTGGTGCTCCTCGGCGCGCTCGTGGTCTACCCGATCGGGTACTCGGTCGTCCGCAGCTTCTACGACCAACAGGGCGACGGGTTCGCCGGGTTCGACAACTACAAGGCGCTGTTCACCGACGACGGCATCCGCACCGCGCTGAAGAACAACATCATCTGGGTGGTGTTCGCCCCGACGGTGGCGACCGCGCTGGGGCTCGTCTTCGCGGTGCTCACCGAACGGGTGCGCTGGGGAACGGCGTTCAAGCTGGTCGTCTTCATGCCGATGGCGATCTCGATGCTGGCCGCGGGCATCATCTTCCGGCTGGTGTACGACCAGGACCCCGACAAGGGCGTCGCGAACGCGGTGTGGGTGGGGGTGCACGACACCTTCGCCCCCTCGTCGGCGTTCCCGAAGGCCCACCCGGGCCGTCGGTCACCGCTGGAGGCCGAGAAGGGCGGCTTCATCACCCGGGGGGCCGTGCACACCGGGCAGTCCGTCACCCTCCCGCTCGTCGGTGTCGCCCCGGACCAACTGCCGGACGGCACCGGGAAGGCCGTCCGGGCCCCGGCCGAGCCCGGCAGGATCACCGGGACGGCCTGGCAGGACTTCACCCGCGGCAAGGGCGTCGGCCGGCTCGGCCAGGTGGACCCCGGCGAGGTGGGCTACTCCGGGATGACGATCGAGGCGGTCAGGGACGGCAAGGTCGTCGACACGGCGAAGGCCGGTGCCGACGGCACGTTCACGCTCTCGGCCAAGGCGGACGGAGCCCGGCTGCGGCTTCCTGCGGGCAACTTCAAGGAGCCGTACAACGGCCTGAACTGGCTGGGCCCGTCGCTGGTCACCCCGGCCATCATCGGCTCGTACGTCTGGATGTGGGCGGGCTTCGCGATGGTGCTGATCGCGGCGGGGCTCGCGGGGGTGCCGCGCGAACTCCTGGAGGCGGCCCGGGTCGACGGGGCGAACGAGTGGCAGGTGTTCCGCAGGATCACGGTGCCGCTGCTCGCACCGGTGCTCGCGGTGGTCGCCGTGACGCTGATGATCAATGTGCTGAAGGTCTTCGACCTGGTCTTCATCATCGCGCCGGGTTCCTCCCAGGACGACGCGAACGTGCTGGCCCTGGAGCTGTACCGCAAGGGCTTCTCGGAGGACCAGCCGGGCATCGCGAGCGCCATCGCGGTGTTCCTGCTCCTGCTGGTGATCCCGGTGATGCTGTTCAACGTTCGCAGGCTTCGGCGGGAGGTGCGGCGGTGA
- a CDS encoding ABC transporter substrate-binding protein, which produces MRSNPRVRRSSDRSTHRSRRAAQAAAAAVVAGALTLTACGGGNDGKDKGNGNGKESGGTGAGSVTLPKLDGTTLEVAAVWTGAEQANFKKVLAEFEKRTGAKVTFVPAQDPIINFLGSKIAGGAPPDVALLPQVGAVKQAVDKKWAKPVGADAQAQLTKNYAQGWQDLGKVDGKQYAVYYKAANKSLVWYNAKVFENAGAKEPGTWKEFLTTARTIYDSGVTPVSIGGADGWTLTDWFENIYLSQAGPEKYDQLAQHKIKWTDPSVKDALTTLAQLWGNKNFIAGGPDGALQTEFPASVTQTFTGGDQPKAGMVFEGDFVGVNIAETKAKIGTDAKVFPFPAVGDKPPVVSGGDAAVILKDSKAAQALVTFLASPDAATIQAKLGGYLSPNKGVDPSAYPNTVQRKMAEALTAAGDDFRFDMSDQAPQAFGGTPGKGEWKDLQDFLKNPKNVAGTQAKLESDAAAAYKG; this is translated from the coding sequence ATGCGCAGCAATCCACGTGTACGCAGGTCGTCCGATCGCTCCACGCACCGCTCACGCAGGGCCGCACAGGCCGCCGCGGCCGCCGTGGTCGCCGGAGCTCTCACGCTCACCGCGTGTGGCGGCGGCAACGACGGCAAGGACAAGGGAAACGGAAACGGCAAGGAGAGCGGCGGCACCGGCGCGGGCTCCGTCACCCTCCCCAAACTCGACGGCACCACCCTGGAAGTCGCCGCCGTGTGGACAGGGGCGGAACAGGCCAACTTCAAGAAGGTGCTGGCGGAGTTCGAGAAGCGCACGGGCGCGAAGGTCACCTTCGTACCGGCGCAGGACCCGATCATCAACTTCTTGGGTTCGAAGATCGCGGGCGGCGCGCCACCGGACGTGGCGCTGCTCCCCCAGGTCGGCGCGGTGAAGCAGGCCGTCGACAAGAAGTGGGCCAAGCCCGTCGGCGCCGACGCGCAGGCGCAGTTGACGAAGAACTACGCGCAGGGCTGGCAGGACCTCGGCAAGGTCGACGGCAAGCAGTACGCCGTCTACTACAAGGCCGCCAACAAGTCGCTGGTCTGGTACAACGCGAAGGTCTTCGAGAACGCGGGGGCCAAGGAGCCGGGGACCTGGAAAGAGTTCCTGACCACCGCGCGGACGATCTACGACTCCGGTGTCACCCCCGTCTCGATCGGCGGCGCCGACGGCTGGACGCTCACCGACTGGTTCGAGAACATCTACCTCTCCCAGGCGGGCCCCGAGAAGTACGACCAGCTCGCCCAGCACAAGATCAAGTGGACGGATCCGTCCGTGAAGGACGCGCTGACCACGCTCGCCCAGCTGTGGGGGAACAAGAACTTCATCGCGGGCGGACCGGACGGCGCGCTCCAGACGGAGTTCCCGGCCTCGGTGACCCAGACGTTCACCGGCGGCGACCAGCCGAAGGCGGGCATGGTCTTCGAGGGCGACTTCGTGGGCGTCAACATCGCGGAGACCAAGGCGAAGATCGGCACGGACGCGAAGGTGTTCCCGTTCCCGGCGGTCGGTGACAAGCCGCCGGTGGTCAGCGGTGGTGACGCCGCCGTGATCCTGAAGGACTCCAAGGCGGCCCAGGCGCTGGTCACCTTCCTGGCCTCTCCGGACGCGGCGACCATCCAGGCGAAGCTCGGCGGTTATCTGTCGCCGAACAAGGGCGTGGATCCGTCCGCCTACCCCAACACGGTCCAGCGGAAGATGGCCGAGGCGCTGACAGCGGCCGGCGACGACTTCCGCTTCGACATGTCCGACCAGGCCCCGCAGGCCTTCGGCGGCACACCCGGCAAGGGCGAGTGGAAGGATCTCCAGGACTTCCTGAAGAACCCGAAGAACGTGGCGGGGACCCAGGCGAAGCTCGAATCGGACGCCGCAGCCGCCTACAAGGGCTGA